The following are encoded together in the Daucus carota subsp. sativus chromosome 5, DH1 v3.0, whole genome shotgun sequence genome:
- the LOC108223239 gene encoding glucan endo-1,3-beta-glucosidase 12, translating into MSMLKLSLLCFFFFQAVYCINNSGSIGVNYGRIADNLPDPSKVVELLKSNGITRVKIFDSDHSVLSALANSGISLTLSMPNGLLSSAANDQSFTDAWLKANIVPFLPKTIIEAIAVGNEVFVDPQNTPHLVPAMKNIYASLSKFNLSSVIKVSSPVALSALQSSYPPSAGLFKSDLIEPVIKPMLSFMRQTGSYFMVNCYPFFAYEANTDTISLDYALLRPNQGVKDSGNGKVYKSLFEAQLDAVFAALDALKFDDVKVVVSETGWPSAGGDKEFGAGPDNAASYNGNLVRRVLTGGGTPLRPNENLNVFLFALFNEDQKSGPVSERNYGLFYPNTHKVYDIPLTLSAMNDTTSNPTNGSKAEAPAASAPVNGGDLSPSTRGRTWCVANVQAGQEKLQSGLDYACGQGRADCGPIQPGATCFDPDTLEAHASYAFNSYYQKMSRASGTCDFGGAAYVVTQLPKVGNCEFPTTRG; encoded by the exons ATGTCGATGCTTAAGCTTTCTCTCCTCTGTTTCTTCTTCTTTCAAGCCGTGTATTGCATTAATAATTCTGGTTCCATCGGAGTAAACTATGGCAGAATAGCTGATAATCTCCCAGACCCTTCCAAAGTGGTGGAGCTTCTCAAATCCAACGGCATTACCCGTGTCAAAATCTTCGATTCCGATCATTCTGTTCTCTCCGCTCTTGCTAACTCGGGGATTAGCCTCACCCTATCAATGCCTAATGGCCTCCTCTCCTCAGCTGCTAACGATCAATCATTCACTGATGCATGGCTTAAGGCCAACATTGTGCCCTTTCTTCCGAAGACGATAATCGAAGCCATTGCGGTTGGGAATGAAGTGTTTGTGGATCCTCAGAACACTCCGCACCTCGTGCCTGcgatgaaaaatatttatgcttCTTTAAGTAAATTTAATTTGAGCTCTGTTATCAAGGTGTCGTCCCCTGTGGCTCTTAGTGCACTTCAAAGTTCGTATCCGCCATCAGCTGGATTGTTCAAGTCTGATTTGATTGAGCCTGTGATCAAGCCTATGCTTAGCTTTATGCGACAGACAGGGTCGTATTTTATGGTGAATTGTTACCCGTTTTTTGCTTATGAGGCCAATACGGATACTATCTCGTTAGACTATGCTCTGCTTCGTCCGAATCAAGGCGTGAAAGACTCTGGCAATGGGAAGGTTTACAAGAGCCTGTTTGAAGCACAGCTCGACGCGGTTTTTGCAGCTCTTGATGCCTTGAAGTTTGATGATGTTAAAGTTGTTGTGTCCGAGACTGGCTGGCCTTCTGCTGGTGGTGATAAGGAATTCGGTGCTGGACCCGACAATGCAGCTTCGTACAACGGGAATCTAGTGCGCAGGGTACTGACAGGAGGTGGTACTCCCTTGAGGCCTAATGAAAATCTCAACGTATTTTTGTTTGCATTGTTTAACGAAGATCAAAAAAGTGGACCTGTCTCCGAAAGAAATTATGGCCTATTTTATCCGAACACTCACAAAGTTTACGACATTCCATTGACATTATCCGCGATGAACGATACGACGTCGAATCCGACAAACGGAAGCAAAGCAGAGGCGCCAGCAGCATCAGCTCCGGTAAACGGAGGAGATTTGAGTCCAAGCACAAGGGGACGTACTTGGTGTGTAGCAAATGTGCAGGCAGGGCAGGAGAAACTACAAAGTGGGCTGGATTATGCTTGTGGACAAGGCAGGGCTGATTGTGGGCCGATTCAGCCCGGTGCAACATGTTTTGACCCGGATACTCTTGAGGCCCATGCTTCTTACGCGTTCAATAGTTATTATCAGAAGATGTCACGTGCTAGCGGCACGTGTGATTTTGGCGGAGCTGCCTATGTGGTGACTCAACTTCCTA AGGTGGGCAACTGCGAGTTTCCAACTACGAGAGGATGA
- the LOC108223238 gene encoding serine/threonine protein phosphatase 2A 59 kDa regulatory subunit B' gamma isoform, translating to MIKQIFGKRKASSKSSSQSDSSNDVGYSSINTSSSAGGGVGNSTKTTSVSGKGANSASAALKSSNGNYAPQSSSAAIVSNQGKKSGPGGSQAGQGMNYGVYEALPSFRDVPSSEKQNLFLRKLDMCCVLFDFSDASKNLKEKEIKRQTLLELVEYISSATSKFNEVTMQEITKMVAANLFRAFPSSHDNKLPDVYDPEDDEPAMEPSWPHLQVVYEFLLRFVASTETDAKLAKRYIDHSFVLRLLDLFDSDDQREREYLKTILHRIYGKFMVHRPFIRKSINNIFYNFISETVRHNGIAELLEILGSIINGFALPLKEEHKLFLVRALIPLHKPKSVSMYHQQLSYCITQFVEKDIKLADTVIRGLLKYWPITNSSKEVMFLGELEEVLEATQAAEFQRCMVRLFCQIGRCLNSSHFQVAERTLFLWNNDHIRTLITQNRKIILPIIFPALENNTRSHWNQAVHSLTLNVRKIFIDADQALFDECLAKFQEEEMKGKEKLEKRELTWKRLEDMAASKAVTNEAVLVSKFSSVAIATSTNSPKAASS from the exons ATGATTAAGCAGATATTTGGTAAACGGAAGGCATCTTCAAAATCATCTTCGCAGAGTGATTCAAGTAATGATGTTGGGTATTCATCCATAAATACTTCGAGTTCAGCCGGTGGGGGTGTTGGTAATTCTACTAAGACTACTTCTGTATCAGGGAAAGGTGCAAATTCTGCTTCTGCAGCTTTGAAATCAAGTAATGGGAATTATGCCCCACAATCGTCGAGTGCTGCTATTGTATCGAATCAAGGGAAGAAGTCAGGTCCTGGGGGTTCTCAAGCTGGCCAGGGGATGAATTATGGTGTATATGAAGCTTTGCCTAGCTTTCGGGATGTTCCCAGCTCTGAAAAGCAGAATTTGTTTTTAAGGAAGTTGGATATGTGTTGCGTGTTGTTTGATTTTAGTGATGCTTCTAAGAATCTGAAAGAGAAAGAGATAAAGCGACAAACTTTGCTTGAACTTGTTGAATACATATCGTCAGCAACTTCCAAGTTTAATGAAGTCACCATGCAGGAGATCACGAAAATGGTAGCTGCGAATCTTTTTCGAGCCTTTCCGTCTAGTCATGATAACAAACTACCAGATGTGTATGATCCAGAGGATGATGAACCAGCCATGGAACCGTCATGGCCTCATCTTCAAGTTGTGTATGAGTTTCTTTTGAGATTTGTGGCTTCTACTGAAACAGATGCAAAACTTGCAAAAAGATATATTGACCATTCCTTTGTGTTGAGATTACTTGATCTTTTTGACTCGGACGATCAACGAGAGAGGGAGTACTTGAAGACAATTCTTCATCGCATATATGGGAAGTTCATGGTGCACCGGCCATTTATTAGGAAATCCATCAACaatattttttacaattttatatctGAGACTGTGCGACACAATGGAATTGCCGAATTGCTTGAAATCTTGGGTAGTATAATTAATGGGTTTGCTTTACCTTTAAAGGAAGAACACAAGCTTTTCCTTGTTCGTGCCTTGATTCCCCTTCACAAACCTAAAAGTGTATCAATGTACCACCAGCAACTTTCTTATTGTATTACCCAATTCGTGGAGAAGGATATTAAGCTAGCTGACACAGTAATTCGAGGTTTGTTGAAGTACTGGCCTATAACTAATAGTTCAAAAGAAGTCATGTTCCTTGGTGAGCTAGAGGAAGTTTTGGAAGCTACCCAGGCTGCAGAGTTTCAGAGGTGCATGGTCCGTCTGTTCTGTCAGATTGGTCGCTGCCTTAATAGCTCACATTTCCAG GTAGCTGAACGAACGTTGTTTTTGTGGAATAACGATCATATAAGGACTCTGATTACACAGAATCGCAAGATCATACTGCCAATTATTTTCCCAGCCTTGGAGAACAATACTCGGAGTCACTGGAACCAAGCTGTTCATAGTTTGACGCTGAATgtgagaaaaatatttatagacgCAGATCAAGCACTTTTTGATGAGTGCTTAGCTAAGTTCCAAGAAGAGGAAATGAAAGGTAAAGAAAAACTTGAGAAGCGCGAATTAACTTGGAAGCGCTTGGAAGATATGGCAGCATCCAAGGCTGTAACCAATGAGGCAGTGCTCGTTTCGAAATTTTCTTCCGTGGCCATTGCCACAAGCACAAATTCGCCGAAGGCCGCCAGTAGTTGA
- the LOC108220714 gene encoding uncharacterized protein LOC108220714 produces the protein MASVFMQPLLSSFTTKGGSGERRLYTASTTARCNRLKAMQLERPLEELYHVRVEKNVSSKRLAELGVSRWSTWKTGKCKLPWDWHVDQLVYIEEGEVRVVPEGSKRYMSFVAGDLVRYPKWFEADLFFNDFYQERYRFLAYGEG, from the coding sequence ATGGCAAGTGTGTTCATGCAACCACTACTAAGCTCCTTTACCACAAAAGGAGGTAGTGGAGAGAGAAGATTATATACTGCTTCTACAACTGCACGCTGTAACCGATTAAAAGCAATGCAATTAGAGAGACCACTAGAGGAACTTTACCATGTACGAGTAGAAAAGAATGTTTCGTCAAAACGACTAGCTGAACTTGGGGTATCACGCTGGTCAACGTGGAAGACCGGAAAGTGTAAGTTACCTTGGGACTGGCATGTAGACCAGCTAGTTTACATAGAGGAAGGTGAAGTGAGGGTGGTTCCCGAAGGAAGTAAGCGTTACATGAGTTTCGTGGCTGGTGATCTGGTTCGTTACCCTAAATGGTTTGAGGCTGATCTCTTCTTTAATGATTTTTACCAAGAGAGATACAGGTTTTTGGCATATGGTGAAGGCTGA